The nucleotide window GTCCGCGGCTCCTGCACCACCCTTCTTGTCTTTATCTTTCTGCCTGcggcctgccgcagctgcccctGTCTTGGGTGGCATTTTTTCtcgctgggggggggggggggggggtcctATTCCCGGATCCTAGTAGAGATATTGAGTTATTAGCGTTGGCGGAAGATAAGATAGCGCCCACCGCACTTTCCTCGACAGTGCTACTATGGTGTGCGTAGTCTCCCCGGTTTACGCCGTATTGCTTCGTGTGTTGGGCTCACGCACGGGTGGCAACTGGAAAAGGAATGCGTGAAAGACAGAGTGAGTGAAACCCCGTTGGGAGGCACAGAGCATGAGTcgccgaagagagaagcacagaaTTGTGAACCAGAcatgaggagggggggtgaggtCAGTGAGGTGAAAGGGAGTCGATGGAGCATGACATTGAGTCTACTCTGTTCGCTCTTGCCGCTCTCGTAGGATGGTTGGCGCCATCGATGCTGTTGCGAGTACCGACTTCACACCGTCTTCTGAATCAAGGCGTGGACGTCGTCGAGGAAGCAAGTAGAAAACCCCTCAGCGCTTTTCCTCCAGTCGAGCACCGAAAGTGCTGCGCTCTGTTGGGCCCGCCTGCCATGAGGGAGCTTCGACGAGCCGGGAGAAGTcagaaaataaaaaaggaGCCACACAGCTCCAAAGtatttccctcctccttccgaCACACGCCTCGGGGCTCACTTCATCGGTAACCCCATGAGCCAAAACGAGAGACCAACAGCGCCAAAGAAACAGCTCGACGCCGCCATGACTGATGTGTCAGTGTGTCACTGAAGAGTTGGGAAGGTAACGGAGGAGACCATAGACAAGAACAGAAGAAAAGATTGAAAAGACTGCCCGAAAGTAGAGATCAGAGAGAACGGCGCATGCACACAGAGGCAGACAACGCGAAAGCCACACGGGCGAGAGGAAACccagacaacaacaacgcggAAGAAAACACAAGACGAATCATatccgacacacacacaacacagtcagcggcagcacgaTTCACCTCCTGCCTCGTGGTCCTCCTTGTCCCTCCTTCCGAGAAAGtctgcacgcacgcacacgcacgcacacatgatCACGCATGTAAGCGTCTCTCTGCAATCGGCTTCTTGCCTCTCAAGGTTTGAACTAGTTTCGGGTCGACGTCATCGCgcgctccctcttcttctccaggGAGCTCTGCTCGCTCTTGATCATTTGCTTGATCTCTACAATTTTGCTATATATATCCCTCCACGACTCGCCATGAGAAGCCTCTGCCGCCCACGACTTGAGCTCACGCACACAGTCGTCGAACTCATCTTGGCGCCGTTTCGACTCTAACACGGTGTTCGCAACCGGGCTCACGTAGGTCAGACggtgcagcactgcttcGCGGAAGCACTGATAGCCCAGCCGCAGTGCCTGAGCCCGTTGCGAAAAAGCCTGCACCTCGCGGGGCAACTCGGCAAATTCACCGCAGAGCTCGTAACGCACCTCCTGGCACTCTCTCTGAATGGTGTCCAGCTCGCCAACCTCGCCCTGTTGGCTACTCTGCGCGGCCACGCAGCGCTCGAAGTCCTCCAGGAACTTCGCGGCATGCTCCGGGTAGCTCATGTACTTCCTCACCTCCACATCGAGAGGTGACTTGGGATGGATCTCGAAGAGAGTCTTCGATAGCCGCTCCAGGGTCGACACCTGCAGGTAGAGccacacctcctccgcctctaGCAGTGCCTTGTGCACGGGAACCAAGTTTGCCCGAACGTACTCGTGCACGCTATCGAGCAGCACGGCAAAGTTATTCGACATGGTCGGGTAGTTGTCCGCCAGTGTGGCACAGTATTCTTGTATGTGATCAGGCTcctgcatcgcctccagGTTCGTCAGTTGCTGGCGGCACCACCCCGTTAGCTTGGCGCACTCGGCGTAGAACACCTTCAGCTTTGCGTCCCGCGCCTCGCGCATAGCATCACCGCGACGGACATGATCGGCGGCCTCGGTCGCCAGGCCCATGACATCCAAGAACAGCGCCTCATCTGCATCCAGGTACGTCTCTGCCGAGAGACACAACTGGTCTGTCTTGCTGCGGAGTGACTGCAGCGCGCGCTTCAGCACGCCCTTCTTCATTTCCCATGACTGGGGATCGATGAACCGCCTGTCCTGCTGACCTAGCCGCTCGTCGCGGATGTCCTCGAGGCTCTTCGCGAGAACTGCCTTGAAGACAATGCGAGAGAGTGCAAGTTGGTCATGCAGCTCCGACAGCTCCTTGGCGTAGGCGACAAATGCTtcagcctcagcagcactTCCGGTAGCGCCGGCTTTGCTGCGGTGACTGTCTGCTATCGCCTGTAGGCGCATCTTCTCCGCCCGCAAAGCGGCCACCTCGATCTCTGTGTCCTTTGCGCGGGTGACAGCGTTTTCCACTTCGATTAAGCCGCCTTCAGGCGAACTTAGCTTCTCCCTGCCAAGCACAAACGGATCGCTCGTCTCTTTCAGGCGGTCGATGGTTCTGCTGTTGGGGGAGGTTGTATCTGTCTGCTCTGTGTCCGCTATCTGGTAGGGCTTGCGTATGTCATCGCGCAGCTGGGAGATGGTGCTGAAGGCGCTCTGGTCGGTACTGTTGCGCTGCATTGTCCTCTAGTCGccgttgctctctctctttctactCTAAAATGGTGCTGTGAGTGTAATGCTTTTCAGTGCGTTCTCCGAATTTGAAAACTCTGAGTAGCGCGGAAAAACAAATCCGACGGCGGGGTGACAGatggcaggggagggggaggggatggagAATGAGGAGACAAGGCGACGCTAAGAAAATGAAGGAAAGGAAGCCAAGGTAAGAAAGCGCTCAGGGGATGGCGAAACAGAGAAATGGAGTGGAGGAGGGTAAGAGGTGTAGCGAAAAAtgcaagaagaaaacaaagaaacacGAGCGATTTTATCACGGCAGCCCCCGTAGCCTAAAGGGGCAGCAGCTCGTCGCGTCTTTTCGTTAAGTGCTTGTGAGTTGGTCTGCCTCCTGCAATCAGGAGAGGTGAAGTACGGTAGTAAGTGACCGGGAGGAGTGTAATGTGCACCGATGCCGGCAAGGACACTGGCTGGCACGCCCTCGATCGAATGCGATGTCTGGTTGATGTACGGTTCCCTTAAGTGCGCTCAAGGCAAGGCGGAAAATCGAGCTTCGCCTTTGAGAGCAAGGGGTCGGGCGTAGACCAAGGTGGGGCAGAGTGAGGAAACACGAAGTACGTGGGGAAATCCGatgaaaagaaagaaggcaACACGAGATATacacaagcgcacacaccGGCACACTCGTGACGAGCAGCTGagcaaataaaaaaaaaaaaagaaatcaATGCACCGACAACTGCTTGACAGTCCGACGCACACAGTGCCGTAGAAAAGATAtcaggagagaggggagagagaaaagggaaagtgAAGCGGAAGAACAAGTAGGGGTGTCCTACATAACTGCTGATTCAGTCGGATGCACTCTCCATCGGAcaccgcacgcgcgcgcgccctAGCACTCTACGTGTGTCCCATGTTTGGCGgctcttttcgtttgtgcGCTTCGATTGACAATAGAGATAGACACGCAGGTACGTGAGGCAAAAGCGGCGGCGGGAAATCATGGCAGACACGTACAAAGCGATGTGAACGCCACAAACACCCAACGATGGCAAGAAATGAGGGGATCCTAAAGGTACAGCTACCAAAGCTCACAGCTGCGCTTACCCGCGCGTTCCGCTAGGGCATCTCTTTGCATCGCTCAAGAATGGGTCTCAGAGATCAACGCATGGGCCCTGCATGTTCTTTTAGTTTGGTGTTACTGtggtttctctttctctctccccccttctgctttgcctgagagagaacaaaacgaaagggaaagaaagaaaagaaaaaggaaaaagcaCAAAATTTGTGTCGTTGCTCGTAGTACACACGGAGACAAGCGGGGAGCAAACGCAAAGGGGACGTCCTCTAAACAACTGGTGGCAAAACAGAGAACGGTGGCGCGCGCAAGCGTGGGAAGAGAGGCGCTAAAAGAAGGGTAAAGGAAAAGAACGCGTGATACGtgaagcacacacgcacagacagaccCAACACGGATTCCTTCCTCAGTTTTCGTGCAACCACCATCAGCGGTAACACCACCATCGCACAGGATGATTCCCCCCGCCTCGCGTCCTCTGTGGCGGCACGTTTCTCGCCTCACAACCGCCTTAGATCTTGGCCAGCTCACGCAGACGGCGGACTGTGGAGCGGACAGTGCTGTTGTTCGGCGTGCTCAGGGTGTAAGCGCCACCAGCGACGGTCTTACTGCAGCCGTCGCAGCGCCAGATACCGACCGCCTTGCGACGGAACGCAAACTTACCGCAGAAGGAACAGAAGTGCTTAGCGTGCTGAGACACCTCAAGCTTCTTCGCACGTTTACGCGGGTTTGCACCGTAACGGGTGCCGTAGCGACCCATCACGCCCATCTTCACCGTACGCTTCGCCATGTTGCTTGAACGAGAAAGGACTATGTGGCCAGTGGGAAGCGCATGAAGGTATTACGAGTTGTGACCAGTTCACCCCAAGGTTGGCAGTTTGACCAGGCAGTAATGAGCATGACACCCACCCCAACACATACATGTCAATACACCACGTCCACAATAATGTGTGGTAGAAGACTccgagaaaggggggaaaagaagccaggcagaaagaggaagtTAAGGGTGTAAGAGTAGACAGAATGGGAGAGAGCATATAAAGAGAGGTACACGCCATGCTCACAGCATGGCGTGAGGATAGACTGGCGCAACGACGCGACGGGTGTGAATACACTGATAAAAGGAGAGATACAGGGGAAATAAGAAGAGAATCAACTTCTCTTGATgtctgcttttttttctgctttgccTGCCATCGCACGAGGTGTGCTCGTCCGATGCgcacaagcagagagagagttcgTCTCACATAGGGCTAGGCGAACACGAGAATGAGGAGAAACGGTTTGAGGGAGACGCTAGTCCGACACCTTTTAGAGAAGTATTCCATCCTCTCTTCAGTACTTCCAAGACGCATCCACACgcctctgcctgtgtgtacgtgggtgtgtgtctgtaaGTGAACATCCCTTCCCTATCTAAGCGTCTTCATTTCCTTTAACTGACTGCGTACTGACGTTTGCATGTGTGCATGGTTGAATAAGGAGGCTGGAGAGCCTTATACTGCACCCATACCACGTCAATTTCGTCTCAGCGCTCAGCTCCTTCACCAGACGACTCGCCCACGGCAGGTACagggcgaggcggcggcgtcctcaCAGAGGCCGAAGCACAATTCCTGCGCAGTCTCAGCAGCTACAcctcccgccaccacctcactTAAGAGAGGTCAACAAGATTCGCTGCGCAAAGAGGTGACACTAACGACGTAATCGCTTTTGGGTGTGTGAAattgttcttttttttttcgtccgGACCAGGAAAGCATGAAACGGAGCATCGCAGCAGTGAAAGAAGGAGACAAAGACCAGATAATCGTAGAGATGGGCGAGTCACCACACAGGCCCATGCACAAAGTGGTGTGCAttcaagcacacacacacacacacacacacacgaaatGTTCACTGCTGAGACTAAAAAACAAACAATagcagaagcagcacctagagtgaaaaagagggaggcgtcTGCTCAACAAAAGTGAGAGCACTAAAACATGACAAACGAGAACGCACAAGGGGAACTGTCACACATCAACCACGCGTCCCTACTCGTCTGCTACCCAACACATGCAAAGCCCCAAAAGTGAGAGATGCGCCGGTGCCCCTCATGGCCATTGTGGGGTGTCTGCCTCACGTAGCAGAGTCGGCGACCAGCttgaaagggaaaaaacgtaggaaagagagggagaaaaaacaCACGTGGGTCTGAGAGCCACGTGAAtaaaaaggggaaaaggctGAATTGGCCCCATTCGCTTGCTCAGGGCGCGCATCGatagcagcagccgcagaaaAACAGCACAAGAAAGCCACGGAAGAGTCAATACGACAGTGACGCCAACCTCCTATCCTCCGCCTCTTCAtgtctttcctttttttttgattCTCCCACATCCTTCAAACTGTtcgtccctccctctgtttttctcttcggtACACCTGAAGCACAAGCAAACAGATCGTGCCGAGTCTCCCCGAGTCATGACCAGACTAGCTGAGGAACAGCATGCGGTGGCGGATgagaagagaacaaaagGGTAGGCGGGTTCAGTTGAAGTAGACgtggaaagagaaaaaataGAGGAGGGTATCTGTGTCAAGACGCAGAGACGATCTGCGAAGCGAGCACACAAAGAGGAGCGGGAATGAGAACGTACGCTCGCCCTTCATGTCCGTGTAGATATGGTGCTCATACGCCACGGAGCATTTTGGAAAGGCGAACGAATGAGAGAGGAATGCAGCGGCGTCTGATCAGCTACTCGCTCACTCAGCAAAGATACACACTATGGACCCATCAAATtgaacaacaaaaaaaagagagactcATGCGTTGCTTCTTTTCCACTCGCATTTTTGGACAAGCGACATTTGCGATTATCCAGCACGGTGGTGATTATTCATGCAGTATctgtcctcctccccttccctgtCCTTCATTCCCTTTTGTTCAGTGTTGCCACGAGGGAAAACATCGCGTATTCATCTCCATTTTTTATTtcttcagcagcgcacgtAGAGGACTTTTTTTTCGCGTGTCATCTCTCGTTGTGGAGCCAAAAGGGTCGTAACGAGGCGGAAGAAATTAGGTGTGGAGGAGaaacgcagacgcacacacacaaacacacacatatatgaAAGCATACATTAAAGTCTACATGTACGCCACAAGCTGAATCGAAATGAAGACGAGAAAGAGGCTGATGATCAAATGGCGCACGAtcggtggcggtgaagcATTGTCGTTAGGGTCCTCCGTCAAAGGAACTGCGGAAGCTGAGTGCGTGGCAGCTGGTTGCGTCCGTGCCTGGTTCGGCCtgtccgctgccgcctcatGCTCTGCCTGACTCGTGTTCGTCGGCTCCGGGTGGCCACGCAGGCGATTGAACCAGCGTGCCGACACCTGTGCCCACTCACGCCACGGCGCGTAGTGGTACAGGGTCCATATCGCCACAATGAGAATAGAGAAGAGCACCCCTGTACCACCACTGAAAAAGAAGATGCCACTGCCCATGGTCAGCGGCATGCTACCGCGATTTATATGGACATTCTGAAActggtgacgctgctgcgggcggGGGTGAGGCGGCGCACGATCAGCACTTGGGCgcgggtggtgctgctgttgctctgGCTCTTGATGGTGTTGTGAGGACCCCTGCGCCGCATTGCGTGCGTTTCGAGCGGGGGCAAAACTGTAAGCACTAGGGCGGCTAAAAAATGCCCTCTGTGCCGGGTCAGCAACGGACGTAGCACTCTTATTGGCGGATGTCGAGgatgtcgccgtcgtcgctggtGCGGAGGTGGTGCCCTGGTCACTGCCCGCCTTTGCTGCTGGCTGTCGGCCTTTACCGTACAAGGGAATGATGTCGCCACTCATCCGCTCATCGACGCGGCCTTTGCAAACTGGACATTCTGGCGCGCCAGCCGCGCTGTGCAGCCAGTGGTCGAGGCATTCCCAGCAGAAGAGGTGGCCGCAGCGGGTGACGACAGGCTCTGTGGCGATGTCGAGGCAGATGGCACACGAAAAGTCCATCGCAGGAACGCTAGTAGACGCCATCGGTTTCAATCGACACAAGCAGAAGTTGGTGCACTCAGAGAGTGCTTATGTGGGAGAAACGTCTCGCGACCAGTcgggggagagaaggtggCACTTTAACTCAATTCCTGCTGAAGGTAGTTGAGGTGAAAGATCATAAAATCCCAAGCCAAAAGCATaaagaaaaaggggaaggCAGTGTCGAGCACAGGTGTCGACGCGTAACGCTAAGCCTTGACCTCTTCATCCAATCCACGTCACTCcaagaaaggggggaaagagtgCGACCCTCCCTGCACTAATGGTAGGAGacaaagggaaagaagaaatgGGGGAAAAGATAACCCAACTACACCCAGAAATAACGCACCAGAGGATGAGGactgcaaaaaaaaaaaaaaaagatgtgTAGTGGTGAAAGTAAACACGGgacacaacacacacagcgcCTTTTAAGGAGGCGCTATGTGTGGAAGGGGAAAGCCAAAGTGTGTGTATCTCTGTGATATTGAGGCTCCCTCGGAGTTGTAACACGATGAACACACGAGAGAAGTGAGCAACGACAAGGAAATGATCAAGGTAGAGCAGAAACAAGACAACGCAATATAATAGTAGGTCGTAcgagtggagggagggaaacaGAACTACCGCaagcagagaggggaaagatgAAAACTGCAGCTCTCTAAAGGAAGAAAGTGGTGCGtcagtgtgtgcgtgtgtctgggtCTGGATGTGAGGACTGAAGAGTATGGGCCTGCTGTAGGGAAAGCGGAGATAGAAAAAGCTGAGCAGTCTGAAATGGCGTATTCTTTTCGTGAGCTGTGTTGGGGctgcaagagagaagaagagcgacgaaaaaaaagagagtggTAGAACGGAACTGAACAGTACTGATAGCGGTCGCAATGTTGAGGGCTAAAAAGGCAACAAGCGGAAAGAAGGCAAGAGGGGATGAAGTACGGGAGGGGATGTGACGGTGCGGTGGCCGTTGTGGCGGTGCCTTTAAGGATCCCTCCTTAAAAAGAAGACTGACGGAGAGCGCAAACGCGGGTGCCtggggtgggagagggaagggctgcagcaaaaaaaaaaaatcggtaccttccccccttttttggacgcttccctttccccaGGGGTGTAAATATATATCTATATATATAGATATAGATATAGATAGATATATataaacaaaaaagaaacggGCACTGATGAGAGA belongs to Leishmania braziliensis MHOM/BR/75/M2904 complete genome, chromosome 36 and includes:
- a CDS encoding 60S ribosomal protein L37a, whose protein sequence is MAKRTVKMGVMGRYGTRYGANPRKRAKKLEVSQHAKHFCSFCGKFAFRRKAVGIWRCDGCSKTVAGGAYTLSTPNNSTVRSTVRRLRELAKI